One genomic segment of Sebastes fasciatus isolate fSebFas1 chromosome 17, fSebFas1.pri, whole genome shotgun sequence includes these proteins:
- the eomesa gene encoding eomesodermin homolog a isoform X2 has translation MQLENILPSSSSSITSLPKTFYNLSSSDSANNSPRSSSQQLEYQQEVDRTESESSSSSSAPKKYLVGTGMLGGGGVDGEAVDTSFTKSGVQDVRKGSPVLLGEERRYNIIDELGSDRYFISSQASSDMASPCSLFPYAGQTGSSVYTGSSSSSRYPASLHYGSVLPPPPTGFSSASSVCTGRSQFSSGGYQFSSQGPGCLYPSYPGAGSGIGSMSLPGSAAGARAQVYLCNRPLWLKFHRHQTEMIITKQGRRMFPFLSFNITGLNLTAHYNVFVEVILADPNHWRFQGGKWVTCGKADNNMQGNKMYVHPESPNTGAHWMRQEISFGKLKLTNNKGANNNNTQMIVLQSLHKYQPRLHIVEVTEDGVEDMSNEARTQTFTFPENQFIAVTAYQNTDITQLKIDHNPFAKGFRDNYDSMYTAPESDRLTPSPTDSPRSTQIVPGARYAMQPFFQDQFVNNLPQNRFYTSERAVPQTNSLLSSQSEDVAAAASAQRWFVPPVQQPGSNKLDLSYENDYSTSSLLSYGIKPLSLQTSHALSYYPDSAFASMAAGWGTRSSYQRKMTTGLPWSPRPSPPAFPEDQLGATKDKLPEESAPPASTWIETSHSLKSVDSTDSGVYSVVCKRRRMSPGGSSTENSPTIKCEDLTTEEYNKDNPKGAKA, from the exons ATGCAGTTAGAGAACATccttcccagcagcagcagcagcatcacttCTTTACCCAAAACCTTTTACAACCTCTCCTCGTCGGACAGTGCCAACAACAGCCCGAGGTCTTCATCACAGCAGCTTGAGTACCAACAAGAAGTGGATCGGACTGAATCcgagtccagcagcagcagcagcgctccTAAGAAGTACCTGGTGGGTACCGGGatgctgggaggtggaggtgttgATGGAGAGGCAGTGGACACTTCTTTCACTAAAAGTGGGGTGCAAGATGTGAGGAAAGGCTCTCCGGTGCTCCTCGGTGAGGAACGGCGTTACAACATAATAGATGAACTCGGCTCTGACAGATACTTCATCTCCTCTCAGGCCAGTTCCGACATGGCGAGCCCTTGTTCCCTCTTTCCTTACGCAGGACAGACCGGCTCCTCGGTGTACACcggctccagcagctcctccaggtACCCGGCGTCGCTCCACTACGGATCCGTGCTGCCGCCGCCTCCGACGGGcttctcctccgcctcctccgtGTGCACCGGCCGGAGCCAGTTTAGCAGCGGAGGGTACCAGTTCAGCAGCCAGGGTCCGGGCTGTTTGTACCCGTCCTATCCAGGGGCTGGGTCGGGTATCGGGTCCATGTCTCTGCCCGGGTCTGCAGCCGGAGCCAGGGCTCAGGTGTATCTGTGCAACCGGCCTCTGTGGCTGAAGTTCCACCGGCACCAGACCGAGATGATCATCACCAAACAGGGCAG acGGATGTTCCCATTCCTCAGCTTCAACATCACTGGACTCAACCTCACGGCCCATTACAATGTCTTTGTAGAAGTTATTTTGGCTGACCCGAATCACTGGCGCTTTCAGGGAGGAAAGTGGGTCACTTGTGGAAAAGCAGACAATAATATGCAAG GTAACAAAATGTATGTTCATCCTGAATCTCCAAACACTGGTGCTCACTGGATGAGGCAAGAAATCTCTTTTGGCAAGTTGAAGCTGACCAACAATAAAGgggccaacaacaacaacacacag ATGATAGTCTTGCAGTCGCTTCATAAATACCAACCGCGACTGCACATTGTGGAGGTGACGGAGGACGGCGTGGAGGACATGAGCAACGAGGCCAGAACTCAAACCTTCACCTTCCCAGAGAACCAGTTTATAGCCGTCACTGCTTACCAGAACACAGAt atcaCACAGCTGAAGATAGATCACAACCCATTTGCGAAAGGCTTCCGGGACAACTATGACTC GATGTACACGGCACCAGAGAGTGACAGGTTGACTCCGTCCCCTACAGACTCCCCTCGCTCCACCCAGATTGTCCCCGGGGCCCGCTACGCCATGCAGCCTTTCTTTCAGGACCAGTTCGTCAACAACCTGCCTCAGAACCGCTTCTACACCAGTGAACGGGCCGTCCCCCAAACCAACAGCCTCCTCTCCTCGCAGAGCGAGGAcgtcgccgccgccgcctccgCCCAGCGCTGGTTCGTCCCACCGGTCCAGCAGCCGGGCTCCAACAAGCTGGACCTGTCCTACGAGAATGACTATTCCACCAGTAGCCTGCTGTCCTACGGCATCAAGCCCCTGTCCCTGCAGACGTCCCACGCACTCAGCTACTACCCCGACTCGGCCTTCGCCTCCATGGCGGCGGGCTGGGGCACCAGAAGCTCTTACCAGCGCAAGATGACCACGGGCCTGCCGTGGTCCCCTCGTCCGAGCCCCCCAGCCTTCCCGGAGGACCAGCTGGGGGCCACTAAAGACAAGCTTCCCGAGGAGAGCGCGCCGCCGGCCTCGACCTGGATCGAGACATCCCACTCGCTGAAATCGGTAGACTCTACCGATTCTGGCGTGTACTCCGTGGTGTGCAAGAGGCGCAGGATGTCCCCCGGGGGCTCGAGCACTGAGAACTCCCCGACCATCAAGTGTGAGGACTTGACTACGGAAGAGTACAACAAGGACAACCCAAAAG GTGCCAAAGCTTAG
- the eomesa gene encoding eomesodermin homolog a isoform X3, with protein MGKCRTPEVRLIFFSLWSKSANNSPRSSSQQLEYQQEVDRTESESSSSSSAPKKYLVGTGMLGGGGVDGEAVDTSFTKSGVQDVRKGSPVLLGEERRYNIIDELGSDRYFISSQASSDMASPCSLFPYAGQTGSSVYTGSSSSSRYPASLHYGSVLPPPPTGFSSASSVCTGRSQFSSGGYQFSSQGPGCLYPSYPGAGSGIGSMSLPGSAAGARAQVYLCNRPLWLKFHRHQTEMIITKQGRRMFPFLSFNITGLNLTAHYNVFVEVILADPNHWRFQGGKWVTCGKADNNMQGNKMYVHPESPNTGAHWMRQEISFGKLKLTNNKGANNNNTQMIVLQSLHKYQPRLHIVEVTEDGVEDMSNEARTQTFTFPENQFIAVTAYQNTDITQLKIDHNPFAKGFRDNYDSMYTAPESDRLTPSPTDSPRSTQIVPGARYAMQPFFQDQFVNNLPQNRFYTSERAVPQTNSLLSSQSEDVAAAASAQRWFVPPVQQPGSNKLDLSYENDYSTSSLLSYGIKPLSLQTSHALSYYPDSAFASMAAGWGTRSSYQRKMTTGLPWSPRPSPPAFPEDQLGATKDKLPEESAPPASTWIETSHSLKSVDSTDSGVYSVVCKRRRMSPGGSSTENSPTIKCEDLTTEEYNKDNPKGMGYYAFYTSP; from the exons ATGGGGAAATGCAGGACTCCTGAAGTGCGACTGATTTTTTTTAGTCTTTGGAGTAAAAG TGCCAACAACAGCCCGAGGTCTTCATCACAGCAGCTTGAGTACCAACAAGAAGTGGATCGGACTGAATCcgagtccagcagcagcagcagcgctccTAAGAAGTACCTGGTGGGTACCGGGatgctgggaggtggaggtgttgATGGAGAGGCAGTGGACACTTCTTTCACTAAAAGTGGGGTGCAAGATGTGAGGAAAGGCTCTCCGGTGCTCCTCGGTGAGGAACGGCGTTACAACATAATAGATGAACTCGGCTCTGACAGATACTTCATCTCCTCTCAGGCCAGTTCCGACATGGCGAGCCCTTGTTCCCTCTTTCCTTACGCAGGACAGACCGGCTCCTCGGTGTACACcggctccagcagctcctccaggtACCCGGCGTCGCTCCACTACGGATCCGTGCTGCCGCCGCCTCCGACGGGcttctcctccgcctcctccgtGTGCACCGGCCGGAGCCAGTTTAGCAGCGGAGGGTACCAGTTCAGCAGCCAGGGTCCGGGCTGTTTGTACCCGTCCTATCCAGGGGCTGGGTCGGGTATCGGGTCCATGTCTCTGCCCGGGTCTGCAGCCGGAGCCAGGGCTCAGGTGTATCTGTGCAACCGGCCTCTGTGGCTGAAGTTCCACCGGCACCAGACCGAGATGATCATCACCAAACAGGGCAG acGGATGTTCCCATTCCTCAGCTTCAACATCACTGGACTCAACCTCACGGCCCATTACAATGTCTTTGTAGAAGTTATTTTGGCTGACCCGAATCACTGGCGCTTTCAGGGAGGAAAGTGGGTCACTTGTGGAAAAGCAGACAATAATATGCAAG GTAACAAAATGTATGTTCATCCTGAATCTCCAAACACTGGTGCTCACTGGATGAGGCAAGAAATCTCTTTTGGCAAGTTGAAGCTGACCAACAATAAAGgggccaacaacaacaacacacag ATGATAGTCTTGCAGTCGCTTCATAAATACCAACCGCGACTGCACATTGTGGAGGTGACGGAGGACGGCGTGGAGGACATGAGCAACGAGGCCAGAACTCAAACCTTCACCTTCCCAGAGAACCAGTTTATAGCCGTCACTGCTTACCAGAACACAGAt atcaCACAGCTGAAGATAGATCACAACCCATTTGCGAAAGGCTTCCGGGACAACTATGACTC GATGTACACGGCACCAGAGAGTGACAGGTTGACTCCGTCCCCTACAGACTCCCCTCGCTCCACCCAGATTGTCCCCGGGGCCCGCTACGCCATGCAGCCTTTCTTTCAGGACCAGTTCGTCAACAACCTGCCTCAGAACCGCTTCTACACCAGTGAACGGGCCGTCCCCCAAACCAACAGCCTCCTCTCCTCGCAGAGCGAGGAcgtcgccgccgccgcctccgCCCAGCGCTGGTTCGTCCCACCGGTCCAGCAGCCGGGCTCCAACAAGCTGGACCTGTCCTACGAGAATGACTATTCCACCAGTAGCCTGCTGTCCTACGGCATCAAGCCCCTGTCCCTGCAGACGTCCCACGCACTCAGCTACTACCCCGACTCGGCCTTCGCCTCCATGGCGGCGGGCTGGGGCACCAGAAGCTCTTACCAGCGCAAGATGACCACGGGCCTGCCGTGGTCCCCTCGTCCGAGCCCCCCAGCCTTCCCGGAGGACCAGCTGGGGGCCACTAAAGACAAGCTTCCCGAGGAGAGCGCGCCGCCGGCCTCGACCTGGATCGAGACATCCCACTCGCTGAAATCGGTAGACTCTACCGATTCTGGCGTGTACTCCGTGGTGTGCAAGAGGCGCAGGATGTCCCCCGGGGGCTCGAGCACTGAGAACTCCCCGACCATCAAGTGTGAGGACTTGACTACGGAAGAGTACAACAAGGACAACCCAAAAGGCATGGGTTATTATGCATTCTACACAAGCCCCTAA
- the eomesa gene encoding eomesodermin homolog a isoform X4: MQLENILPSSSSSITSLPKTFYNLSSSDSANNSPRSSSQQLEYQQEVDRTESESSSSSSAPKKYLVGTGMLGGGGVDGEAVDTSFTKSGVQDVRKGSPVLLGQTGSSVYTGSSSSSRYPASLHYGSVLPPPPTGFSSASSVCTGRSQFSSGGYQFSSQGPGCLYPSYPGAGSGIGSMSLPGSAAGARAQVYLCNRPLWLKFHRHQTEMIITKQGRRMFPFLSFNITGLNLTAHYNVFVEVILADPNHWRFQGGKWVTCGKADNNMQGNKMYVHPESPNTGAHWMRQEISFGKLKLTNNKGANNNNTQMIVLQSLHKYQPRLHIVEVTEDGVEDMSNEARTQTFTFPENQFIAVTAYQNTDITQLKIDHNPFAKGFRDNYDSMYTAPESDRLTPSPTDSPRSTQIVPGARYAMQPFFQDQFVNNLPQNRFYTSERAVPQTNSLLSSQSEDVAAAASAQRWFVPPVQQPGSNKLDLSYENDYSTSSLLSYGIKPLSLQTSHALSYYPDSAFASMAAGWGTRSSYQRKMTTGLPWSPRPSPPAFPEDQLGATKDKLPEESAPPASTWIETSHSLKSVDSTDSGVYSVVCKRRRMSPGGSSTENSPTIKCEDLTTEEYNKDNPKGMGYYAFYTSP, encoded by the exons ATGCAGTTAGAGAACATccttcccagcagcagcagcagcatcacttCTTTACCCAAAACCTTTTACAACCTCTCCTCGTCGGACAGTGCCAACAACAGCCCGAGGTCTTCATCACAGCAGCTTGAGTACCAACAAGAAGTGGATCGGACTGAATCcgagtccagcagcagcagcagcgctccTAAGAAGTACCTGGTGGGTACCGGGatgctgggaggtggaggtgttgATGGAGAGGCAGTGGACACTTCTTTCACTAAAAGTGGGGTGCAAGATGTGAGGAAAGGCTCTCCGGTGCTCCTCG GACAGACCGGCTCCTCGGTGTACACcggctccagcagctcctccaggtACCCGGCGTCGCTCCACTACGGATCCGTGCTGCCGCCGCCTCCGACGGGcttctcctccgcctcctccgtGTGCACCGGCCGGAGCCAGTTTAGCAGCGGAGGGTACCAGTTCAGCAGCCAGGGTCCGGGCTGTTTGTACCCGTCCTATCCAGGGGCTGGGTCGGGTATCGGGTCCATGTCTCTGCCCGGGTCTGCAGCCGGAGCCAGGGCTCAGGTGTATCTGTGCAACCGGCCTCTGTGGCTGAAGTTCCACCGGCACCAGACCGAGATGATCATCACCAAACAGGGCAG acGGATGTTCCCATTCCTCAGCTTCAACATCACTGGACTCAACCTCACGGCCCATTACAATGTCTTTGTAGAAGTTATTTTGGCTGACCCGAATCACTGGCGCTTTCAGGGAGGAAAGTGGGTCACTTGTGGAAAAGCAGACAATAATATGCAAG GTAACAAAATGTATGTTCATCCTGAATCTCCAAACACTGGTGCTCACTGGATGAGGCAAGAAATCTCTTTTGGCAAGTTGAAGCTGACCAACAATAAAGgggccaacaacaacaacacacag ATGATAGTCTTGCAGTCGCTTCATAAATACCAACCGCGACTGCACATTGTGGAGGTGACGGAGGACGGCGTGGAGGACATGAGCAACGAGGCCAGAACTCAAACCTTCACCTTCCCAGAGAACCAGTTTATAGCCGTCACTGCTTACCAGAACACAGAt atcaCACAGCTGAAGATAGATCACAACCCATTTGCGAAAGGCTTCCGGGACAACTATGACTC GATGTACACGGCACCAGAGAGTGACAGGTTGACTCCGTCCCCTACAGACTCCCCTCGCTCCACCCAGATTGTCCCCGGGGCCCGCTACGCCATGCAGCCTTTCTTTCAGGACCAGTTCGTCAACAACCTGCCTCAGAACCGCTTCTACACCAGTGAACGGGCCGTCCCCCAAACCAACAGCCTCCTCTCCTCGCAGAGCGAGGAcgtcgccgccgccgcctccgCCCAGCGCTGGTTCGTCCCACCGGTCCAGCAGCCGGGCTCCAACAAGCTGGACCTGTCCTACGAGAATGACTATTCCACCAGTAGCCTGCTGTCCTACGGCATCAAGCCCCTGTCCCTGCAGACGTCCCACGCACTCAGCTACTACCCCGACTCGGCCTTCGCCTCCATGGCGGCGGGCTGGGGCACCAGAAGCTCTTACCAGCGCAAGATGACCACGGGCCTGCCGTGGTCCCCTCGTCCGAGCCCCCCAGCCTTCCCGGAGGACCAGCTGGGGGCCACTAAAGACAAGCTTCCCGAGGAGAGCGCGCCGCCGGCCTCGACCTGGATCGAGACATCCCACTCGCTGAAATCGGTAGACTCTACCGATTCTGGCGTGTACTCCGTGGTGTGCAAGAGGCGCAGGATGTCCCCCGGGGGCTCGAGCACTGAGAACTCCCCGACCATCAAGTGTGAGGACTTGACTACGGAAGAGTACAACAAGGACAACCCAAAAGGCATGGGTTATTATGCATTCTACACAAGCCCCTAA
- the eomesa gene encoding eomesodermin homolog a isoform X1: MQLENILPSSSSSITSLPKTFYNLSSSDSANNSPRSSSQQLEYQQEVDRTESESSSSSSAPKKYLVGTGMLGGGGVDGEAVDTSFTKSGVQDVRKGSPVLLGEERRYNIIDELGSDRYFISSQASSDMASPCSLFPYAGQTGSSVYTGSSSSSRYPASLHYGSVLPPPPTGFSSASSVCTGRSQFSSGGYQFSSQGPGCLYPSYPGAGSGIGSMSLPGSAAGARAQVYLCNRPLWLKFHRHQTEMIITKQGRRMFPFLSFNITGLNLTAHYNVFVEVILADPNHWRFQGGKWVTCGKADNNMQGNKMYVHPESPNTGAHWMRQEISFGKLKLTNNKGANNNNTQMIVLQSLHKYQPRLHIVEVTEDGVEDMSNEARTQTFTFPENQFIAVTAYQNTDITQLKIDHNPFAKGFRDNYDSMYTAPESDRLTPSPTDSPRSTQIVPGARYAMQPFFQDQFVNNLPQNRFYTSERAVPQTNSLLSSQSEDVAAAASAQRWFVPPVQQPGSNKLDLSYENDYSTSSLLSYGIKPLSLQTSHALSYYPDSAFASMAAGWGTRSSYQRKMTTGLPWSPRPSPPAFPEDQLGATKDKLPEESAPPASTWIETSHSLKSVDSTDSGVYSVVCKRRRMSPGGSSTENSPTIKCEDLTTEEYNKDNPKGMGYYAFYTSP; encoded by the exons ATGCAGTTAGAGAACATccttcccagcagcagcagcagcatcacttCTTTACCCAAAACCTTTTACAACCTCTCCTCGTCGGACAGTGCCAACAACAGCCCGAGGTCTTCATCACAGCAGCTTGAGTACCAACAAGAAGTGGATCGGACTGAATCcgagtccagcagcagcagcagcgctccTAAGAAGTACCTGGTGGGTACCGGGatgctgggaggtggaggtgttgATGGAGAGGCAGTGGACACTTCTTTCACTAAAAGTGGGGTGCAAGATGTGAGGAAAGGCTCTCCGGTGCTCCTCGGTGAGGAACGGCGTTACAACATAATAGATGAACTCGGCTCTGACAGATACTTCATCTCCTCTCAGGCCAGTTCCGACATGGCGAGCCCTTGTTCCCTCTTTCCTTACGCAGGACAGACCGGCTCCTCGGTGTACACcggctccagcagctcctccaggtACCCGGCGTCGCTCCACTACGGATCCGTGCTGCCGCCGCCTCCGACGGGcttctcctccgcctcctccgtGTGCACCGGCCGGAGCCAGTTTAGCAGCGGAGGGTACCAGTTCAGCAGCCAGGGTCCGGGCTGTTTGTACCCGTCCTATCCAGGGGCTGGGTCGGGTATCGGGTCCATGTCTCTGCCCGGGTCTGCAGCCGGAGCCAGGGCTCAGGTGTATCTGTGCAACCGGCCTCTGTGGCTGAAGTTCCACCGGCACCAGACCGAGATGATCATCACCAAACAGGGCAG acGGATGTTCCCATTCCTCAGCTTCAACATCACTGGACTCAACCTCACGGCCCATTACAATGTCTTTGTAGAAGTTATTTTGGCTGACCCGAATCACTGGCGCTTTCAGGGAGGAAAGTGGGTCACTTGTGGAAAAGCAGACAATAATATGCAAG GTAACAAAATGTATGTTCATCCTGAATCTCCAAACACTGGTGCTCACTGGATGAGGCAAGAAATCTCTTTTGGCAAGTTGAAGCTGACCAACAATAAAGgggccaacaacaacaacacacag ATGATAGTCTTGCAGTCGCTTCATAAATACCAACCGCGACTGCACATTGTGGAGGTGACGGAGGACGGCGTGGAGGACATGAGCAACGAGGCCAGAACTCAAACCTTCACCTTCCCAGAGAACCAGTTTATAGCCGTCACTGCTTACCAGAACACAGAt atcaCACAGCTGAAGATAGATCACAACCCATTTGCGAAAGGCTTCCGGGACAACTATGACTC GATGTACACGGCACCAGAGAGTGACAGGTTGACTCCGTCCCCTACAGACTCCCCTCGCTCCACCCAGATTGTCCCCGGGGCCCGCTACGCCATGCAGCCTTTCTTTCAGGACCAGTTCGTCAACAACCTGCCTCAGAACCGCTTCTACACCAGTGAACGGGCCGTCCCCCAAACCAACAGCCTCCTCTCCTCGCAGAGCGAGGAcgtcgccgccgccgcctccgCCCAGCGCTGGTTCGTCCCACCGGTCCAGCAGCCGGGCTCCAACAAGCTGGACCTGTCCTACGAGAATGACTATTCCACCAGTAGCCTGCTGTCCTACGGCATCAAGCCCCTGTCCCTGCAGACGTCCCACGCACTCAGCTACTACCCCGACTCGGCCTTCGCCTCCATGGCGGCGGGCTGGGGCACCAGAAGCTCTTACCAGCGCAAGATGACCACGGGCCTGCCGTGGTCCCCTCGTCCGAGCCCCCCAGCCTTCCCGGAGGACCAGCTGGGGGCCACTAAAGACAAGCTTCCCGAGGAGAGCGCGCCGCCGGCCTCGACCTGGATCGAGACATCCCACTCGCTGAAATCGGTAGACTCTACCGATTCTGGCGTGTACTCCGTGGTGTGCAAGAGGCGCAGGATGTCCCCCGGGGGCTCGAGCACTGAGAACTCCCCGACCATCAAGTGTGAGGACTTGACTACGGAAGAGTACAACAAGGACAACCCAAAAGGCATGGGTTATTATGCATTCTACACAAGCCCCTAA
- the eomesa gene encoding eomesodermin homolog a isoform X5: MLGGGGVDGEAVDTSFTKSGVQDVRKGSPVLLGEERRYNIIDELGSDRYFISSQASSDMASPCSLFPYAGQTGSSVYTGSSSSSRYPASLHYGSVLPPPPTGFSSASSVCTGRSQFSSGGYQFSSQGPGCLYPSYPGAGSGIGSMSLPGSAAGARAQVYLCNRPLWLKFHRHQTEMIITKQGRRMFPFLSFNITGLNLTAHYNVFVEVILADPNHWRFQGGKWVTCGKADNNMQGNKMYVHPESPNTGAHWMRQEISFGKLKLTNNKGANNNNTQMIVLQSLHKYQPRLHIVEVTEDGVEDMSNEARTQTFTFPENQFIAVTAYQNTDITQLKIDHNPFAKGFRDNYDSMYTAPESDRLTPSPTDSPRSTQIVPGARYAMQPFFQDQFVNNLPQNRFYTSERAVPQTNSLLSSQSEDVAAAASAQRWFVPPVQQPGSNKLDLSYENDYSTSSLLSYGIKPLSLQTSHALSYYPDSAFASMAAGWGTRSSYQRKMTTGLPWSPRPSPPAFPEDQLGATKDKLPEESAPPASTWIETSHSLKSVDSTDSGVYSVVCKRRRMSPGGSSTENSPTIKCEDLTTEEYNKDNPKGMGYYAFYTSP; encoded by the exons atgctgggaggtggaggtgttgATGGAGAGGCAGTGGACACTTCTTTCACTAAAAGTGGGGTGCAAGATGTGAGGAAAGGCTCTCCGGTGCTCCTCGGTGAGGAACGGCGTTACAACATAATAGATGAACTCGGCTCTGACAGATACTTCATCTCCTCTCAGGCCAGTTCCGACATGGCGAGCCCTTGTTCCCTCTTTCCTTACGCAGGACAGACCGGCTCCTCGGTGTACACcggctccagcagctcctccaggtACCCGGCGTCGCTCCACTACGGATCCGTGCTGCCGCCGCCTCCGACGGGcttctcctccgcctcctccgtGTGCACCGGCCGGAGCCAGTTTAGCAGCGGAGGGTACCAGTTCAGCAGCCAGGGTCCGGGCTGTTTGTACCCGTCCTATCCAGGGGCTGGGTCGGGTATCGGGTCCATGTCTCTGCCCGGGTCTGCAGCCGGAGCCAGGGCTCAGGTGTATCTGTGCAACCGGCCTCTGTGGCTGAAGTTCCACCGGCACCAGACCGAGATGATCATCACCAAACAGGGCAG acGGATGTTCCCATTCCTCAGCTTCAACATCACTGGACTCAACCTCACGGCCCATTACAATGTCTTTGTAGAAGTTATTTTGGCTGACCCGAATCACTGGCGCTTTCAGGGAGGAAAGTGGGTCACTTGTGGAAAAGCAGACAATAATATGCAAG GTAACAAAATGTATGTTCATCCTGAATCTCCAAACACTGGTGCTCACTGGATGAGGCAAGAAATCTCTTTTGGCAAGTTGAAGCTGACCAACAATAAAGgggccaacaacaacaacacacag ATGATAGTCTTGCAGTCGCTTCATAAATACCAACCGCGACTGCACATTGTGGAGGTGACGGAGGACGGCGTGGAGGACATGAGCAACGAGGCCAGAACTCAAACCTTCACCTTCCCAGAGAACCAGTTTATAGCCGTCACTGCTTACCAGAACACAGAt atcaCACAGCTGAAGATAGATCACAACCCATTTGCGAAAGGCTTCCGGGACAACTATGACTC GATGTACACGGCACCAGAGAGTGACAGGTTGACTCCGTCCCCTACAGACTCCCCTCGCTCCACCCAGATTGTCCCCGGGGCCCGCTACGCCATGCAGCCTTTCTTTCAGGACCAGTTCGTCAACAACCTGCCTCAGAACCGCTTCTACACCAGTGAACGGGCCGTCCCCCAAACCAACAGCCTCCTCTCCTCGCAGAGCGAGGAcgtcgccgccgccgcctccgCCCAGCGCTGGTTCGTCCCACCGGTCCAGCAGCCGGGCTCCAACAAGCTGGACCTGTCCTACGAGAATGACTATTCCACCAGTAGCCTGCTGTCCTACGGCATCAAGCCCCTGTCCCTGCAGACGTCCCACGCACTCAGCTACTACCCCGACTCGGCCTTCGCCTCCATGGCGGCGGGCTGGGGCACCAGAAGCTCTTACCAGCGCAAGATGACCACGGGCCTGCCGTGGTCCCCTCGTCCGAGCCCCCCAGCCTTCCCGGAGGACCAGCTGGGGGCCACTAAAGACAAGCTTCCCGAGGAGAGCGCGCCGCCGGCCTCGACCTGGATCGAGACATCCCACTCGCTGAAATCGGTAGACTCTACCGATTCTGGCGTGTACTCCGTGGTGTGCAAGAGGCGCAGGATGTCCCCCGGGGGCTCGAGCACTGAGAACTCCCCGACCATCAAGTGTGAGGACTTGACTACGGAAGAGTACAACAAGGACAACCCAAAAGGCATGGGTTATTATGCATTCTACACAAGCCCCTAA